From one Fusobacterium mortiferum ATCC 9817 genomic stretch:
- a CDS encoding ABC transporter substrate-binding protein: MKKVLFKMIVFFIISTSGFSFENEINNLFEDEKIEQSDSLVIEQEVKVETIDPILLRDTYSRRATNYIYAQLFKIDKDGQVVPYLLEEYKKNDEMEIYCKLREDIYFSNGDSITAQDVKDSIENYLKNGYMNDLYSSIQQIQVLNDREFIILLNYPDHELEIGLTNPLMSILKRENNKIFTSGRYAIEEIEKNKIKLKKNKYYFDQSSIFENVEIKGELNSYQRLINSLNLPNYYSYDLYKEDIETAKKIGNLRGKKIVKDTVYDIISLVFGNKKNYSLNDRKALESLLNREATTICPQEMFDIKISFLEKNYSRREAIKILKNSGHFEKKIKIMCLNTIHNRNFAQYVAHDLIQNGLNVEIEIYNLDKFLNKLRSKDYDIALYNITINSVYPLTSLEKTIVGELIDYDLEDSLLPFFNLFKEERNKEYKERIIDKIFYLTYSSRYFIPLAHKQTYILKSENIVGMK, encoded by the coding sequence ATGAAAAAAGTTTTATTTAAAATGATAGTGTTCTTTATTATAAGTACATCTGGATTTTCATTTGAAAATGAAATAAATAATTTGTTTGAGGATGAAAAAATAGAGCAAAGTGATAGTTTGGTAATAGAACAAGAAGTAAAAGTAGAGACAATAGATCCTATATTACTAAGAGATACATATTCTAGAAGAGCGACGAATTATATATATGCACAACTATTTAAAATTGATAAAGATGGGCAAGTTGTTCCATACTTACTAGAAGAGTATAAAAAAAATGATGAGATGGAAATATATTGTAAATTGAGAGAGGATATATATTTTTCTAATGGAGATTCTATAACAGCACAAGATGTAAAAGATTCAATAGAAAATTATTTAAAGAATGGATATATGAACGATTTATACTCTTCAATACAACAAATTCAAGTTTTAAATGATAGAGAATTTATAATTTTATTAAATTATCCGGACCATGAATTAGAAATAGGCTTAACAAATCCTCTAATGTCAATATTAAAAAGAGAGAATAATAAAATTTTTACAAGCGGAAGATATGCTATTGAAGAAATAGAAAAAAATAAAATTAAATTGAAAAAAAATAAATATTATTTTGATCAAAGTTCTATATTTGAAAATGTTGAAATAAAAGGAGAATTAAATAGTTATCAAAGATTGATTAACTCTTTAAATTTACCCAACTATTACTCCTATGATTTATATAAAGAGGATATTGAAACCGCTAAAAAAATAGGAAATTTAAGAGGCAAGAAAATAGTTAAAGATACAGTATATGACATAATATCTTTAGTTTTTGGAAATAAAAAAAATTATTCTTTAAATGATAGAAAAGCATTAGAGTCTCTTTTGAATAGAGAAGCTACCACTATTTGTCCACAAGAGATGTTTGATATAAAAATTTCATTTTTAGAGAAAAACTATAGCAGAAGAGAAGCTATTAAAATTTTAAAAAATAGTGGACATTTTGAGAAAAAGATAAAAATAATGTGTTTGAATACAATTCACAACAGAAATTTTGCACAATATGTAGCACATGATTTAATTCAAAATGGATTGAATGTAGAGATTGAAATTTATAATTTAGATAAATTTTTGAATAAATTAAGAAGTAAGGATTATGATATAGCTCTATACAATATTACAATAAATAGTGTTTATCCATTAACTAGTTTAGAAAAGACTATAGTTGGAGAATTAATAGATTATGATTTAGAAGATTCGCTTTTACCATTTTTTAATTTATTTAAAGAAGAAAGAAATAAGGAGTATAAAGAAAGAATAATTGATAAAATTTTCTATTTAACATATAGTAGTAGATATTTTATTCCACTAGCCCATAAACAGACTTATATTTTAAAAAGTGAAAATATAGTAGGAATGAAGTAA
- a CDS encoding thiamine ABC transporter substrate-binding protein has translation MKKILLTCLFVGGATTINAEEITIYGPSSMKWIEKEYGKVFQKETGDTIKFVSIDGIVGRLKLEKKRPKADIVVGLTELTTEMAKREGLILPYVPQNIGNIKNKNFKMSSDYVIPMDYGVLAINYNKEKISVPPKNLKELEKFNKQLMVENPKVSITGEEALQWSIALYGENWLEFWKELKPAIYSVEPGWSEAFAKFTAGEAPMMIGYATSNLFFTGEDSSKYDSFLLEDGSFIYQEGVSLVNKKEVKAGAKKFMERVLSDDFQKIMSEENYMFPVTNVEVSDGFKSVPLPEKSVKLTREQIDNLIENLNNYKTQLIEVLKN, from the coding sequence ATGAAAAAAATTTTATTAACTTGCCTATTTGTAGGAGGAGCAACAACTATCAACGCTGAGGAGATAACTATCTATGGACCAAGTTCGATGAAATGGATAGAGAAGGAGTACGGAAAGGTATTTCAGAAAGAAACAGGAGATACTATAAAGTTTGTCTCTATAGATGGGATTGTTGGAAGGCTAAAACTGGAAAAGAAAAGACCAAAGGCAGATATTGTAGTAGGACTTACAGAGTTAACTACAGAGATGGCTAAAAGAGAGGGACTAATATTACCATATGTTCCTCAAAATATTGGAAATATTAAAAATAAAAATTTCAAAATGAGTAGTGATTATGTTATTCCAATGGATTATGGTGTTTTAGCAATAAATTACAATAAGGAAAAGATTTCAGTACCACCTAAAAATTTAAAAGAGTTGGAGAAATTTAATAAGCAACTTATGGTAGAAAATCCAAAAGTATCAATTACTGGAGAGGAAGCGTTACAATGGAGTATAGCTCTTTATGGTGAAAATTGGTTAGAGTTTTGGAAGGAATTAAAACCAGCTATATATAGTGTAGAGCCTGGTTGGAGTGAAGCCTTTGCTAAATTTACAGCAGGAGAAGCACCTATGATGATAGGGTATGCTACAAGTAATCTATTTTTTACAGGTGAGGATTCTTCAAAATATGATAGTTTCTTATTAGAAGATGGAAGTTTTATTTATCAAGAGGGAGTTTCACTTGTGAATAAAAAAGAGGTTAAAGCTGGAGCTAAGAAATTTATGGAGAGAGTTTTGAGTGATGATTTCCAAAAAATAATGAGTGAAGAGAATTATATGTTCCCAGTAACAAATGTAGAGGTAAGTGATGGATTTAAAAGTGTTCCACTACCTGAAAAAAGTGTAAAATTGACTAGGGAACAGATAGATAATTTAATAGAGAATTTGAATAATTATAAGACACAACTAATAGAGGTATTAAAAAATTAA
- the pyrB gene encoding aspartate carbamoyltransferase has protein sequence MKDFISIKDLTKEEILEVLEVANELSQKPEAELAKGKIVGSLFFEPSTRTRLSFTSAAYRLGAQVLGFDSPDATSLKKGESLRDTIKMVEAYSDIIVMRHYIEGAAKFASEISKNPVINAGDGANEHPSQTLLDLFTIKKEIGRIENIKIAFVGDLKYGRTVHSLTKALEMFGGEFYFVAPESIQIPEYITKELDEKGMKYHICSEYEPILKEIDVLYMTRIQRERFDDIEEYNKVSGVYKISKDTILNKCQEHMIILHPLPRVDEINIDLDDTKHALYFKQAANGVPTREAMYALALGLKNSTAPRKEEKEEVEEHFLTVCKNPKCVTHFEETENKVVVKDYGKFCYYCGKEIK, from the coding sequence ATGAAAGATTTCATATCTATTAAAGATTTAACAAAAGAAGAGATATTAGAAGTATTAGAAGTAGCAAATGAACTTTCACAAAAACCAGAAGCAGAGTTAGCAAAGGGGAAAATAGTAGGAAGTTTATTCTTTGAACCTTCAACAAGAACAAGATTATCATTTACATCAGCAGCTTATAGATTAGGAGCACAAGTTTTAGGATTTGATTCTCCAGATGCTACTTCATTAAAAAAAGGGGAGTCTTTAAGAGATACTATAAAAATGGTAGAGGCTTACTCTGATATAATAGTTATGAGACACTATATAGAGGGAGCAGCAAAATTCGCTTCTGAAATTTCTAAAAATCCTGTTATCAATGCTGGAGATGGAGCAAATGAACACCCTAGCCAAACTCTTTTAGACTTATTTACAATAAAAAAAGAGATTGGAAGAATTGAAAATATTAAAATAGCTTTTGTAGGAGATTTAAAATATGGAAGAACTGTACACTCTCTTACTAAAGCATTAGAGATGTTTGGTGGAGAGTTTTATTTCGTAGCTCCAGAATCAATACAAATACCAGAGTACATCACTAAAGAGTTAGATGAAAAAGGAATGAAATACCATATCTGTTCTGAGTATGAGCCAATATTAAAAGAGATAGATGTACTTTATATGACAAGAATTCAAAGAGAAAGATTTGATGATATAGAGGAGTATAATAAAGTAAGTGGAGTTTACAAAATATCTAAGGATACTATATTAAATAAGTGTCAAGAGCATATGATAATATTACATCCACTACCAAGAGTAGATGAGATAAATATAGATTTAGATGATACAAAGCACGCACTATACTTTAAACAAGCAGCAAATGGAGTTCCTACAAGAGAGGCTATGTATGCTTTAGCACTAGGATTAAAAAATTCCACTGCTCCTAGAAAAGAGGAGAAAGAAGAAGTAGAAGAGCATTTCTTAACTGTTTGTAAAAATCCTAAGTGTGTAACTCACTTTGAAGAGACAGAAAATAAAGTAGTAGTAAAAGATTATGGAAAATTCTGTTACTATTGTGGTAAAGAGATAAAATAG
- a CDS encoding dihydroorotate dehydrogenase electron transfer subunit, giving the protein MFLENCEILENKLVAGHNYLMKVKGDKTVKAAKAGQFYMLQCKNGVYFLRRPISLHYADKENNILEFYYEIKGGGTKDLASMKAGEIINIQGPLGTGFTTEISGKELLVVGGGMGMAPMKLLIEVLSKNNKVTFIAGGRNREAMEIMSNFNLDGIENYITTDDGSVGIHGNVIVKMEELMKAKKYDMVFTCGPQKMMEAVAKTAKKFETKCEISLEARMACGVKACVGCSIKTKFGMKKVCHDGPVFDSETIVDFDPVVEKTETCCGN; this is encoded by the coding sequence ATGTTTTTAGAAAATTGTGAAATTTTAGAAAACAAATTAGTTGCTGGACACAACTACCTTATGAAAGTAAAAGGAGATAAAACAGTAAAAGCTGCTAAAGCTGGACAGTTTTATATGTTACAATGTAAAAATGGTGTATATTTTTTAAGAAGACCTATCAGCTTACATTATGCAGATAAAGAGAATAATATTTTAGAGTTTTATTATGAGATAAAAGGTGGAGGAACTAAAGATTTAGCCTCTATGAAAGCTGGAGAGATAATAAATATTCAAGGACCACTTGGAACAGGATTTACAACAGAAATCTCTGGGAAAGAGTTATTAGTAGTAGGTGGAGGAATGGGAATGGCTCCAATGAAACTATTAATAGAAGTTTTATCTAAAAATAATAAAGTTACTTTTATAGCAGGTGGAAGAAACAGAGAAGCTATGGAGATAATGTCAAATTTCAATCTTGATGGAATAGAGAACTATATTACAACTGATGATGGTTCTGTAGGAATACATGGAAATGTTATAGTTAAAATGGAAGAATTAATGAAAGCTAAAAAATATGATATGGTATTTACTTGTGGACCACAAAAAATGATGGAAGCAGTTGCAAAAACAGCTAAGAAATTTGAAACTAAGTGTGAAATTTCATTGGAAGCTAGAATGGCTTGTGGAGTAAAAGCTTGTGTTGGTTGTTCAATCAAAACAAAATTTGGAATGAAAAAAGTATGTCATGATGGACCTGTTTTTGATTCTGAAACTATTGTAGACTTTGACCCAGTTGTAGAAAAAACTGAAACTTGTTGTGGAAATTAA
- a CDS encoding dihydroorotate dehydrogenase: MNRLQTKFLGVDFKNPIVTSSGCFGFGMEYKEYFDPNILGGIGIKGLTVEPRDGNYGTRIAETPAGMLNCVGLENPGIDYFESHILPEMKAQGITTNIIANINGKTVEEYVEIAKRVDKIPEIAVVELNISCPNVKDGGMAFGANPEVAARVTREVRKVTSKPLVVKLSPNVTDIASIAKIVEENGADAVSLINTLLGMVIDIRTKKPVLGNTFGGFSGPAVKPVAVRMVYQVYKAVNIPIIGMGGIASVEDALEFIMAGASMISIGSAIFSNPMLAVEIAEGLQKYCEENGFENISELVGAAHR; encoded by the coding sequence ATGAACAGATTACAAACTAAATTTTTAGGTGTAGATTTTAAAAATCCAATAGTAACTTCTTCTGGTTGTTTTGGATTTGGAATGGAATATAAAGAATATTTTGACCCAAATATATTAGGTGGAATAGGAATAAAAGGGCTTACTGTAGAGCCAAGAGATGGAAACTATGGTACAAGAATAGCTGAAACTCCTGCTGGAATGTTAAACTGTGTAGGACTTGAAAATCCTGGAATAGATTATTTTGAATCTCACATTTTACCAGAGATGAAAGCTCAAGGAATAACTACAAATATAATAGCTAATATCAATGGAAAAACTGTAGAGGAGTATGTTGAAATAGCAAAAAGAGTAGATAAAATTCCTGAAATAGCAGTAGTAGAGTTAAATATCTCTTGTCCAAATGTAAAAGATGGAGGTATGGCTTTTGGAGCTAATCCAGAGGTAGCTGCTAGAGTAACAAGAGAGGTAAGAAAAGTTACATCTAAACCATTAGTAGTAAAACTTTCTCCCAATGTTACTGATATAGCTAGTATAGCTAAAATAGTAGAGGAAAATGGAGCAGATGCAGTATCTCTTATCAATACTTTACTTGGAATGGTAATAGATATAAGAACTAAAAAACCAGTGTTAGGAAATACTTTTGGAGGATTTTCTGGACCAGCTGTAAAACCTGTAGCTGTAAGAATGGTTTATCAAGTATATAAAGCTGTAAATATTCCTATTATTGGAATGGGAGGAATAGCTTCAGTAGAAGATGCTCTTGAGTTTATAATGGCTGGAGCTTCTATGATATCAATAGGTTCAGCTATTTTCTCTAATCCTATGTTAGCTGTAGAAATAGCTGAGGGATTACAAAAATATTGTGAAGAGAATGGATTTGAAAATATAAGTGAGTTAGTAGGGGCAGCTCACAGATAA
- the pyrF gene encoding orotidine-5'-phosphate decarboxylase — protein sequence MYSAKDRMIIALDFPTADQAKELVEKIGDGATFYKVGLELFLNSKGEIIEYLSAKGKKVFLDLKFHDIPNTTAMASVFAAKQNVFMFNVHASGGRKMMTKVAEEVKKINQDNLVIGVTVLTSLSVEDVEETFQSKLSLADLALNWAKLVKTSGLDGVVCSPWEAKLIKDTCGKDFKTVCPGVRPKWSATNDQERIMTPKDAIINGCDFLVVGRPITKNEDPAKAAQMVEAEILEGMKEAGLC from the coding sequence ATGTATAGTGCTAAGGATAGAATGATAATAGCTTTGGATTTCCCAACAGCTGACCAAGCAAAAGAGCTTGTAGAAAAAATTGGAGATGGAGCAACTTTTTATAAAGTTGGATTAGAACTTTTCTTAAACTCTAAAGGAGAGATAATAGAGTATCTTTCTGCTAAAGGGAAAAAAGTTTTCTTGGATTTAAAATTCCACGATATTCCAAATACAACAGCTATGGCTTCTGTGTTTGCTGCTAAGCAAAATGTATTTATGTTCAATGTACATGCTAGTGGTGGAAGAAAGATGATGACTAAAGTTGCAGAAGAGGTTAAAAAAATAAATCAAGATAACCTTGTAATAGGAGTTACAGTTTTAACAAGTTTATCAGTAGAAGATGTAGAGGAGACTTTCCAATCAAAACTTTCTCTTGCTGATTTAGCTTTAAACTGGGCAAAACTTGTAAAAACATCTGGATTAGATGGAGTAGTATGTTCTCCATGGGAAGCTAAACTTATAAAAGATACTTGTGGAAAAGATTTCAAAACTGTGTGTCCAGGAGTAAGACCAAAATGGTCAGCTACAAATGACCAAGAGAGAATAATGACTCCAAAAGATGCAATAATAAATGGTTGTGATTTCTTAGTAGTAGGTAGACCAATTACTAAAAATGAAGACCCAGCTAAAGCAGCACAAATGGTAGAGGCAGAAATCTTAGAAGGAATGAAAGAGGCAGGATTATGCTAA
- a CDS encoding dihydroorotase, with protein MLIKNCRILIDGVEKVTDILTADGKIIEISENIPEGRLEVVDAKGKWVIPGVVDAHCHMRDPGLSHKEDFMTGSMACARGGVTTFIDMPNTIPAVTTSEIFEEKRAMMVGKSYVDYGFNFGGSRNDNSEEIKKVIDKVASTKIFLNMSTGDMLITEDSVIENIFRESKIISVHAEEEMVAKAIELCEKYDKPLYLCHLSKASEAKMLREAKAKGLKVYGEVTPHHLFLNVDDVNADERSSMLLRMKPELKTKEDNEELWKALADGTIDTIGTDHAPHLIEEKLAKLTFGIPGVENSLEMMLKGVDEGKISMARLIEVMCTKPAEIFNIANKGKIQVGYDADLVIIDREDKSAIKDDDVITKANWTPYEKFNRGGRVVTTILRGQIVYSNKEFYGKYGREINYHE; from the coding sequence ATGCTAATAAAAAACTGTAGAATTCTAATTGATGGAGTAGAAAAAGTTACAGATATATTAACAGCAGATGGGAAAATAATAGAGATATCGGAAAATATTCCAGAAGGAAGATTAGAGGTAGTAGATGCTAAAGGAAAATGGGTAATTCCTGGAGTGGTAGATGCTCATTGTCATATGAGAGACCCAGGACTTTCTCATAAAGAGGATTTTATGACTGGAAGTATGGCTTGTGCTAGAGGTGGAGTTACTACATTTATTGATATGCCAAATACAATACCAGCTGTAACTACTTCTGAAATATTTGAAGAAAAAAGAGCTATGATGGTTGGAAAATCATATGTAGACTATGGATTTAATTTTGGTGGAAGTAGAAACGATAACAGTGAAGAGATAAAAAAAGTAATAGATAAGGTTGCTTCTACAAAGATATTTTTAAATATGTCTACTGGAGATATGTTAATAACAGAAGATAGTGTTATAGAAAATATTTTTAGAGAATCAAAAATTATATCTGTACATGCTGAAGAAGAGATGGTAGCCAAAGCTATTGAGCTTTGTGAAAAATATGATAAACCATTATATCTATGTCATCTATCTAAAGCTAGTGAAGCTAAGATGTTAAGAGAAGCAAAGGCTAAGGGATTAAAAGTTTACGGAGAAGTTACTCCACACCACCTTTTCTTAAATGTAGATGATGTAAATGCTGATGAGAGAAGTTCAATGTTACTTAGAATGAAGCCAGAATTAAAAACTAAAGAGGATAATGAGGAGTTATGGAAAGCTCTTGCTGATGGAACTATTGATACAATAGGAACAGACCATGCACCTCATCTAATAGAGGAAAAATTAGCAAAACTTACTTTTGGTATACCTGGAGTAGAAAACTCACTTGAGATGATGCTGAAAGGTGTAGATGAAGGGAAAATCTCAATGGCAAGACTCATTGAGGTAATGTGTACAAAACCAGCTGAAATTTTTAATATAGCAAATAAAGGAAAAATTCAAGTTGGATATGATGCTGATTTAGTAATAATAGATAGAGAAGATAAGTCAGCTATAAAAGATGATGATGTAATAACTAAAGCAAATTGGACACCATATGAAAAATTTAATAGAGGTGGAAGAGTTGTTACAACAATTTTAAGAGGTCAAATAGTATATTCAAATAAAGAGTTTTATGGAAAATATGGGAGGGAAATTAATTATCATGAGTAG
- the pyrE gene encoding orotate phosphoribosyltransferase has translation MSRAKDVAKSLLSTGAVKLNVKEPFTFVSGIKSPIYCDNRKMIGYPVERQVVVDEFIKKLSEKDFDVVAGTATAGIPWAAFIAQLMNKPMSYIRGEKKAHGAGRQIEGADFEGKKVIVIEDLISTGGSSIKAVEAARNEGAKEVEVLAIFSYEFDKAYKNFGEKNIKWETLSNFTALLELAKEEKYLTEEEAEIAASWNKNTDTWGR, from the coding sequence ATGAGTAGAGCAAAAGATGTAGCAAAATCATTATTAAGCACAGGAGCAGTAAAATTAAATGTAAAGGAACCATTTACATTTGTATCTGGAATCAAAAGTCCAATCTATTGTGACAATAGAAAAATGATAGGATATCCTGTTGAAAGACAAGTAGTAGTAGATGAGTTTATAAAAAAATTATCTGAAAAAGATTTTGATGTAGTAGCAGGAACAGCAACTGCTGGAATTCCTTGGGCAGCTTTTATAGCACAACTGATGAATAAACCAATGAGTTATATAAGAGGAGAGAAAAAAGCTCACGGAGCAGGAAGACAAATAGAAGGAGCAGATTTTGAAGGAAAAAAAGTTATTGTAATTGAAGACTTAATCTCTACTGGGGGAAGCTCAATAAAAGCTGTTGAAGCTGCTAGAAATGAAGGAGCTAAAGAAGTAGAAGTACTAGCTATCTTCTCTTATGAGTTTGATAAAGCTTATAAAAACTTTGGAGAAAAAAATATCAAATGGGAAACTTTATCTAACTTCACAGCATTACTTGAATTAGCAAAAGAAGAAAAATATTTAACTGAAGAGGAAGCTGAAATAGCTGCTTCTTGGAATAAAAATACAGATACTTGGGGAAGATAG